From the genome of Parazoarcus communis, one region includes:
- a CDS encoding response regulator transcription factor gives MQVKDSVLIHVVEDDATVARLIEGALQRFGYECEVFRTGSDFLRRLRGQQPKLCILDLGLPDMDGMEVLQQVRTRHRFGLLIVTGRTDTSDRVMGLELGADDYVLKPFEPRELIARVRSVLRRYEPAQPDPALGAAKVAQFAGWRFELGTHRLISADGREDTLGLAEAQLLITMLEHPNQILSREQLLSGRDVSALDRSIDLRVSRLRRRLEENPQRAKVIKTVYGAGYLFASTVSWK, from the coding sequence ATGCAGGTCAAGGATAGCGTGCTCATCCATGTGGTCGAAGATGACGCAACTGTTGCACGACTGATTGAAGGCGCCCTGCAGCGTTTTGGTTATGAGTGCGAGGTGTTTCGAACCGGCAGTGATTTCCTGCGCCGGCTGAGGGGGCAGCAACCCAAGCTGTGCATTCTCGATCTCGGACTGCCGGACATGGATGGCATGGAGGTCTTGCAGCAGGTGCGCACGCGGCATCGCTTCGGCCTGCTCATCGTCACCGGCCGGACCGATACCTCGGACCGGGTGATGGGGCTGGAGCTGGGAGCGGACGATTACGTGCTCAAGCCCTTCGAGCCGCGTGAGCTCATTGCCCGTGTGCGCAGCGTGCTGAGACGCTACGAGCCGGCGCAACCCGATCCTGCACTGGGTGCGGCCAAGGTCGCGCAGTTTGCGGGCTGGCGCTTCGAGCTCGGCACGCACCGGCTGATCAGCGCCGACGGCAGGGAAGACACCCTTGGTCTGGCCGAAGCACAGCTGCTGATCACCATGCTCGAGCATCCCAACCAGATTCTGTCGCGTGAGCAGCTGCTCAGCGGACGCGATGTGTCCGCGCTCGATCGCAGCATCGACCTGAGGGTGTCGCGCCTGCGCCGCCGGCTGGAGGAGAACCCGCAGCGCGCCAAGGTGATCAAGACGGTGTACGGTGCGGGCTACCTGTTTGCATCGACCGTCAGCTGGAAGTAG
- a CDS encoding rhodanese-related sulfurtransferase: MSRFLTAALYKFVRLPDFRELQAPLLDCCNRHQVKGTLLLAEEGINGTIAGLPEDIEAVLAWLRSDPRLAELEHKSSWAETPPFQRMKVKLKREIVTLGVEGVSPTNMAGEYVKPQDWNTLIAAPDVVVVDCRNDYEVAIGTFDGAVDPHTRSFSELPAWVEKESAPGGLLADKPRVAMFCTGGIRCEKSTAFMRMQGFEAVYHLEGGILKYLETIPEADSTWQGECFVFDDRVSVGHALVPGGLGRCLACGYPLTAEEQASEHYEDGVSCPHCCDSTEERKAELRERRRQQALAAEQKRADDKAARPKP, translated from the coding sequence ATGTCCCGTTTTCTGACCGCAGCGCTGTACAAGTTCGTCCGCCTCCCCGATTTCCGAGAGCTGCAAGCCCCGCTGCTGGATTGCTGCAACCGTCATCAGGTCAAGGGCACGCTGCTGCTGGCCGAGGAAGGCATCAACGGCACCATCGCCGGCTTGCCCGAAGACATCGAAGCGGTGCTGGCCTGGCTGCGCAGTGATCCGCGTCTGGCCGAACTCGAGCACAAGTCCTCGTGGGCCGAAACGCCCCCGTTCCAGCGCATGAAGGTGAAGCTCAAACGCGAGATCGTCACCCTTGGCGTGGAAGGCGTGTCACCCACCAACATGGCCGGCGAGTACGTCAAGCCGCAGGACTGGAACACGCTGATTGCCGCCCCCGACGTGGTGGTGGTCGATTGCCGCAACGACTACGAGGTGGCCATCGGCACGTTCGACGGCGCGGTCGATCCACACACCCGCAGTTTTTCCGAACTGCCAGCCTGGGTGGAAAAGGAGTCCGCACCCGGCGGACTGCTCGCCGACAAACCGAGGGTGGCGATGTTCTGCACCGGCGGCATCCGCTGCGAGAAATCCACCGCCTTCATGCGCATGCAGGGCTTCGAGGCGGTCTATCACCTCGAAGGCGGCATCCTCAAATACCTCGAGACCATTCCTGAGGCTGACAGCACCTGGCAGGGTGAATGTTTCGTGTTCGACGACCGCGTCTCGGTCGGCCACGCGCTGGTACCTGGCGGGCTGGGCCGCTGCCTTGCCTGTGGCTACCCGCTCACCGCAGAAGAACAGGCCTCCGAGCACTACGAGGATGGCGTGAGCTGCCCGCATTGCTGCGACTCGACCGAAGAACGCAAGGCCGAACTGCGCGAACGCCGCCGCCAGCAAGCGCTGGCCGCAGAACAGAAGCGCGCCGACGACAAGGCCGCACGCCCCAAGCCGTGA
- a CDS encoding glutathione S-transferase, which yields MSDGALPLLYSFRRCPYAMRARLAIAASGVQVELREVVLRDKPPELIAASPKATVPVLVLPDGKVIEQSIDIMLWALRLHDPQAWLNPPSGRLDEMLALIARNDSNREGGFKYHLDRYKYPNRYPAADAAPHRSAGSAFLMELEHRLEATAWLFGNRPALADMAIAPFVRQFAATDPDWFAGQPWLRLQAWLNTITTSPCFNHVMGKYPQWRAGAQPTLFP from the coding sequence GTGAGCGACGGCGCCCTGCCCCTGCTGTATTCGTTCCGGCGCTGTCCCTATGCGATGCGCGCCCGCCTCGCGATTGCAGCCAGTGGCGTGCAGGTCGAATTACGCGAGGTCGTGCTCAGGGACAAACCGCCCGAACTGATCGCTGCCTCGCCCAAAGCCACCGTCCCGGTGCTGGTCCTGCCCGACGGCAAGGTGATCGAGCAAAGCATCGACATCATGTTGTGGGCGCTGCGCTTGCACGACCCGCAAGCCTGGCTGAATCCGCCATCGGGCAGGCTCGACGAGATGCTGGCGCTCATCGCCCGCAACGACAGCAACCGCGAAGGCGGCTTCAAGTACCACCTCGACCGCTACAAGTACCCGAACCGCTATCCGGCTGCAGACGCCGCACCGCATCGCAGCGCAGGCTCCGCCTTCCTGATGGAACTCGAACACCGGCTCGAAGCGACGGCGTGGTTGTTCGGCAACCGTCCAGCACTCGCCGACATGGCGATTGCCCCCTTCGTGCGCCAGTTCGCCGCCACCGACCCCGACTGGTTTGCCGGCCAGCCCTGGCTGCGACTGCAAGCCTGGCTGAACACCATCACGACAAGTCCGTGCTTCAACCACGTAATGGGCAAGTACCCGCAGTGGCGAGCAGGTGCGCAACCCACCCTGTTTCCATAA
- a CDS encoding solute carrier family 23 protein, translating into MQRPHGAEQPYWPFGPFKIRLPFIHYRWEYPEMIQGLIMFVVGLAMIPLLQKYLGMPYEAALAFCVIAGVGYMLPALLGVPLVPGWITPAIPVVILFLQGFEPGPEAIKALFALQIEVFAIFLILGITGLGNRLVTIIPNSLKSGIIIGAGIAAMMGELKVGGRIDNTPISLIIGSIVSAYVLFSLSFKSIVENNVWAKRISNFGMVPGMILAMLVGWAVGEYPWPDVQWGITNPDFKLMWNYLVFSTGLPDASTFLLALPTAIIAYVIAFGDIVVGFTLVKRVDHLREDEKIEEGITRVHLVTAIRNGIHAFFAPWPGLAGPLWTAAHATVAERYALGRKAMDSIYSGGGTFWITGFIALFMLPLVSIFKPVLPIALSLTLVLTAYICIMVGMEELKSSTERGVAGIVAVTLAMPDPKSTVYAVVIGLVLYFLIERPHRIGTRETKDVSILANTTAEMEAADSHGQTRG; encoded by the coding sequence ATGCAACGCCCTCACGGGGCCGAACAGCCCTACTGGCCATTTGGCCCCTTCAAGATCCGGCTGCCCTTCATCCACTATCGCTGGGAATATCCCGAGATGATCCAGGGCCTGATCATGTTCGTGGTCGGCCTGGCGATGATTCCGCTGCTGCAGAAGTATCTCGGCATGCCTTACGAGGCTGCGCTCGCCTTCTGCGTGATCGCCGGTGTCGGCTACATGCTGCCCGCCCTGCTCGGGGTGCCACTGGTACCGGGCTGGATCACCCCGGCCATTCCGGTGGTGATCCTCTTCCTGCAAGGCTTCGAGCCCGGCCCCGAGGCGATCAAGGCGCTGTTCGCGCTGCAGATCGAAGTGTTCGCGATCTTCCTGATCCTGGGCATCACCGGTCTCGGCAACCGTTTGGTCACCATCATCCCCAACTCGCTCAAGTCCGGCATCATCATCGGCGCCGGTATCGCTGCGATGATGGGCGAACTGAAGGTCGGTGGCCGTATCGACAACACACCCATCTCGCTGATCATCGGCTCAATCGTGTCGGCTTACGTGCTGTTCTCGCTGTCGTTCAAGAGCATCGTCGAGAACAACGTATGGGCCAAGCGCATCTCCAACTTCGGCATGGTGCCCGGCATGATCCTGGCCATGCTGGTCGGCTGGGCCGTGGGTGAGTACCCGTGGCCGGACGTGCAGTGGGGCATCACCAATCCCGACTTCAAGCTGATGTGGAACTACCTGGTGTTCTCCACTGGCCTGCCCGACGCCAGCACCTTCCTGCTCGCGCTCCCGACCGCCATCATTGCCTACGTGATCGCCTTCGGCGACATCGTGGTCGGCTTCACCCTGGTGAAGCGGGTCGACCACCTGCGTGAAGACGAGAAGATCGAAGAGGGCATCACCCGCGTTCACCTGGTGACCGCCATCCGTAACGGCATCCACGCCTTCTTCGCGCCGTGGCCCGGCCTGGCCGGCCCGTTGTGGACGGCTGCGCACGCCACGGTTGCCGAGCGCTATGCACTCGGCCGCAAGGCGATGGACTCCATCTACAGCGGCGGCGGCACCTTCTGGATCACTGGCTTCATCGCACTGTTCATGCTGCCCCTGGTCAGCATCTTCAAGCCGGTGCTGCCGATTGCGCTGTCGCTCACCCTGGTGCTGACGGCCTACATCTGCATCATGGTCGGCATGGAAGAGCTCAAGAGCTCGACCGAGCGCGGCGTGGCCGGCATCGTTGCGGTCACCCTGGCGATGCCAGATCCGAAATCCACCGTGTATGCAGTGGTGATCGGCCTGGTCCTGTACTTCCTGATCGAGCGTCCGCATCGCATCGGCACCCGTGAAACCAAGGATGTGAGCATCCTTGCCAACACCACTGCCGAAATGGAAGCGGCCGACAGCCACGGTCAGACCCGCGGTTAA
- a CDS encoding acyl-CoA dehydrogenase — MTTYTAPVRDMLFAMNELAGLEDIYSLPGNEDVSADLVEAILDEAGKFAAEVLAPINASGDRQGNTWHDGEVSTADGFKQAYEVFCDTGWNGMPSSTEFGGQGLPVTVSTAVLEMWKSANMSFSLCQMLTLGAVEAIAHHGSDELKSTYLPNMVSGKWTGTMNLTEPQAGSDLAAVRSKAEPRGDGSYALSGTKIFITWGEHDMAENIIHLVLARLPDAPPGVKGISLFVAPKFLVNADGSLGARNDLVCASIEHKMGIHASPTAVMVFGEKEGAIGYLVGEPNRGLEYMFTMMNHARLNVGLEGVAIAERAYQAALGYARERVQGRIIGDRSGETKPILHHPDVRRMLMDMKARTEATRALAYYVAGCMDRARSDADENVRKDNQSRLELLTPVVKGWCTETAQSVTWNGIQVHGGMGFIEETGACQHMRDARITTIYEGTTAIQANDLIGRKVAREGGHAMAALIEEMSVTRAQLEAHADSQLQKIGASFGKGILALREATDWLLANYERNPQAAAAGAVPFLKLAGTVAGAWLMARSTAIAIERMQGPDAGFYGAKLVTARYFVEHVLPEANSLRDAIVNGAESVLALPEELF; from the coding sequence ATGACCACTTACACCGCTCCCGTACGCGACATGCTGTTCGCAATGAACGAACTCGCCGGACTTGAGGACATCTACTCGCTGCCGGGCAATGAGGACGTCAGCGCCGATCTCGTCGAGGCCATTCTCGACGAAGCCGGCAAGTTCGCAGCCGAAGTGCTGGCGCCGATCAACGCTTCGGGCGATCGTCAGGGCAACACCTGGCACGACGGCGAAGTCAGCACCGCCGACGGTTTCAAGCAGGCCTACGAGGTGTTCTGCGACACCGGCTGGAACGGCATGCCCTCATCCACCGAGTTCGGCGGCCAGGGCCTGCCGGTCACCGTCTCCACCGCCGTACTGGAGATGTGGAAGTCGGCCAACATGTCGTTCTCGCTGTGCCAGATGCTGACCCTGGGTGCGGTTGAAGCCATCGCCCATCATGGCAGCGACGAGCTGAAATCGACCTATCTCCCGAACATGGTGTCCGGCAAATGGACCGGCACCATGAACCTGACCGAGCCTCAGGCCGGCTCCGACCTCGCTGCGGTACGCAGCAAGGCCGAGCCACGTGGTGACGGCAGCTACGCGCTCTCCGGCACCAAAATCTTCATCACCTGGGGTGAGCACGACATGGCGGAGAACATCATCCACCTCGTGCTCGCACGCCTGCCCGACGCACCGCCGGGGGTGAAGGGCATCTCGCTCTTCGTCGCGCCCAAGTTCCTGGTCAATGCCGACGGCAGCCTCGGCGCCCGCAACGATCTGGTATGCGCATCGATCGAACACAAGATGGGCATCCACGCTTCCCCCACCGCAGTGATGGTGTTCGGCGAGAAGGAAGGCGCGATCGGCTACCTGGTGGGCGAACCCAACCGTGGCCTCGAGTACATGTTCACGATGATGAACCATGCCCGCCTCAACGTCGGCCTCGAAGGCGTGGCGATTGCCGAACGCGCCTATCAGGCCGCGCTCGGCTATGCCCGCGAACGCGTGCAGGGCCGCATCATCGGCGACAGGTCGGGCGAGACCAAGCCCATCCTGCATCACCCCGACGTGCGTCGCATGCTGATGGACATGAAGGCCCGCACCGAGGCCACGCGCGCCCTCGCCTACTACGTTGCCGGCTGCATGGACCGCGCCCGCAGCGACGCCGACGAGAACGTGCGCAAGGACAACCAGAGCCGGCTCGAACTGCTCACCCCTGTGGTCAAGGGCTGGTGCACCGAAACCGCGCAGAGCGTGACCTGGAACGGTATCCAGGTACACGGCGGCATGGGCTTCATCGAAGAAACCGGCGCCTGCCAGCACATGCGCGACGCCCGCATCACTACCATCTACGAAGGCACGACCGCCATCCAGGCCAATGACCTGATCGGACGCAAGGTGGCCCGGGAAGGCGGTCACGCCATGGCAGCCCTCATCGAGGAGATGTCCGTAACCCGGGCTCAACTCGAAGCGCACGCCGACAGCCAGCTGCAGAAGATCGGCGCGTCCTTCGGCAAGGGCATCCTCGCCCTGCGCGAAGCCACCGACTGGCTGCTGGCCAACTACGAACGCAACCCGCAGGCGGCCGCAGCGGGTGCCGTGCCTTTCCTCAAGCTCGCCGGCACGGTGGCGGGCGCCTGGCTGATGGCACGCAGCACCGCAATTGCGATCGAGCGCATGCAGGGGCCGGATGCCGGCTTCTACGGCGCCAAGCTCGTCACCGCGCGCTATTTCGTCGAGCACGTGCTGCCCGAGGCCAACAGCCTGCGCGACGCCATCGTGAATGGCGCCGAATCCGTGCTGGCACTGCCCGAGGAGCTGTTCTGA
- a CDS encoding PAS-domain containing protein, whose protein sequence is MTSGQVPAAAGDTNKPVISDRRYREMTAAGLDLLDQGVTVFDRNLRLVACNRTFLRLLDFPDTMAEPGLPFEAFIRYNANRGEYGPGDPDLQVSERVEAARAFKPHETRRRRPDGTLLLIRGFPLPHDGFIALYSDITELDAKQAQIERQQIEQEAAIERRTAELTRSNAELTAAIEDNRRITAALRFSEARLRQITDTIPAHIAYFDNQWIYRYANRSYAEWFGWTSETMANQPIREVIGLQVFEAVEDAVGRALEGEEVSYEYSLIAPDGMMRFARSTLVPDVGPDGEVIGCFVHAVDITEQRRTFSALAQAQKMEAIGQLTGGLAHDFNNMLTVVMGNLAGLREALPGHPVIEEFVDPTLEAAERGSTLIKRLLTFSRQQPMAPEPVEVNELVLSLARLIRRSVPGNISILTQSKTDQLVAMVDAHQLESALLNLALNARDAMPNGGALCIESSLEALGRAEAADLELPPGSYVQIAVSDNGMGMDGATVARVFEPFFTTKKFGMGSGLGMAMVYGFIKQSGGGVRIRSRQAVGTTVALILPCAARPAVTLHLDAPAAVGMDLKDRLVLLVEDDDDVRKVVRKQLASLGCTVLEAESGNEAADMVENVASIALVLSDVVMPGGMDGRALARFVRRFRPDLPVVLMSGYASSEPGRRGDDDVPMLDKPFSRDKLAAALTSLGR, encoded by the coding sequence ATGACATCAGGGCAGGTGCCAGCTGCGGCTGGCGACACGAACAAACCGGTAATCAGTGACCGCCGTTATCGCGAGATGACGGCTGCAGGGCTCGATCTGCTTGATCAGGGGGTGACGGTTTTCGACCGCAACCTGCGTCTGGTCGCGTGCAATCGCACCTTCCTGCGCCTGCTCGACTTCCCCGACACGATGGCCGAGCCCGGGCTACCGTTCGAGGCTTTCATCCGCTACAACGCAAATCGTGGCGAGTACGGGCCGGGCGACCCCGACCTGCAGGTGAGCGAACGGGTGGAGGCCGCGCGTGCGTTCAAGCCCCACGAAACCCGGCGTCGCCGTCCGGATGGCACGCTGTTGCTGATCCGTGGCTTTCCGCTGCCACACGACGGCTTCATCGCGCTGTACTCGGACATCACCGAGCTCGATGCCAAGCAGGCCCAGATCGAACGTCAGCAGATCGAGCAGGAGGCCGCCATCGAGCGCCGTACCGCCGAGCTGACCCGCTCCAATGCCGAGCTCACCGCCGCCATCGAGGACAACCGCCGGATTACCGCGGCGCTGCGTTTCAGCGAGGCCAGGCTACGTCAGATCACCGACACCATTCCGGCGCATATCGCCTACTTCGACAATCAGTGGATCTACCGTTACGCCAACCGCAGTTATGCGGAGTGGTTCGGGTGGACCAGCGAAACCATGGCAAACCAGCCCATCCGCGAAGTGATCGGGCTGCAGGTGTTCGAGGCCGTGGAAGACGCGGTGGGGCGGGCGCTTGAAGGCGAGGAGGTGTCCTACGAGTACTCGCTCATCGCGCCCGACGGCATGATGCGCTTCGCCCGCAGCACGCTCGTGCCTGACGTGGGGCCGGATGGCGAGGTGATCGGCTGTTTTGTCCATGCGGTCGATATCACCGAACAGCGGCGCACCTTCAGCGCCCTTGCGCAGGCGCAGAAAATGGAAGCCATCGGCCAGCTCACCGGTGGCCTCGCGCACGACTTCAACAACATGCTGACCGTCGTGATGGGCAACCTCGCCGGTCTGCGCGAGGCGCTGCCCGGGCATCCGGTGATCGAAGAGTTTGTCGATCCGACGCTGGAAGCCGCGGAGCGGGGCTCCACGCTGATCAAGCGCCTGCTCACCTTCTCGCGCCAGCAGCCGATGGCGCCGGAGCCGGTCGAGGTCAACGAGCTCGTGCTCAGCTTGGCGCGCCTGATCCGGCGCTCTGTGCCGGGCAATATCTCCATCCTCACCCAGTCGAAAACCGATCAGCTGGTCGCCATGGTCGACGCGCATCAGCTGGAGAGTGCGCTGCTCAATCTGGCGCTGAATGCGCGCGATGCGATGCCGAATGGCGGCGCGCTGTGCATCGAGTCTTCGCTCGAAGCGCTGGGGCGCGCGGAGGCGGCCGACCTCGAACTGCCGCCCGGCAGCTATGTGCAGATCGCCGTGAGCGACAACGGCATGGGCATGGACGGGGCGACCGTTGCCCGCGTGTTCGAGCCTTTCTTCACCACCAAGAAGTTTGGCATGGGCAGTGGTCTGGGCATGGCCATGGTGTACGGCTTCATCAAGCAGTCCGGCGGTGGCGTGCGCATTCGCAGCCGCCAGGCGGTCGGTACCACGGTTGCGCTGATCCTGCCGTGCGCAGCCCGCCCCGCCGTGACCTTGCACCTGGATGCGCCTGCTGCGGTCGGGATGGATCTCAAGGACCGCCTCGTGCTGCTTGTCGAGGACGATGATGACGTGCGCAAGGTGGTGCGAAAGCAGCTGGCTTCGCTCGGGTGCACCGTGCTGGAGGCGGAAAGCGGCAACGAGGCGGCCGACATGGTGGAAAACGTCGCGTCAATCGCGCTCGTGCTGTCCGACGTGGTCATGCCCGGCGGCATGGACGGACGCGCGCTGGCGCGTTTCGTGAGACGCTTCCGTCCCGATCTTCCGGTGGTGCTGATGAGCGGTTACGCGAGTTCGGAGCCGGGGCGCAGAGGCGATGATGACGTCCCGATGCTGGACAAACCCTTCAGCCGCGATAAGCTTGCGGCAGCGCTCACATCCTTGGGGCGCTAG
- a CDS encoding electron transfer flavoprotein-ubiquinone oxidoreductase, whose protein sequence is MSRESMEYDVVIVGAGPSGLSTAIRLKQLAEKAGRELSVCVVEKGSEVGAHILSGAVIEPRALNELFPDWKERGAPLNTPVTEDHFMLLSEKGARKLPTPPQMHNEGNYIISLGNFCRWLGEQAEALGVEIYPGFAAAEVLFDEAGAVRGIATGDMGVTRNGEPGPNYQQGMELHARQTVFSEGCRGSLTKGLMARYDLRRDADPQTYGIGIKELWEVDPAVHRPGLTVHTAGWPLKSDTYGGSFLYHLEGNLVSVGFVVGLDYSNPWLSPYEEFQRFKTHPEIRKYFEGGRRVSYGARALSEGGFQSLPKLTFPGGMLVGDTAGFLNVPKIKGTHMSMKSGIEAAAALFAHLTADDAKTTEVTGYPERLKASWLWDELYSVRNVRPSFRWGLWGGIAYSAIDTFLFRGRAPWTLRNHADHTQLKKAADCEQIVYPKPDGKISFDRLSSVFISATNHEEEQPCHLRLKNPLTPIVTNLADFEAPEQRYCPAGVYEIVREEQGPRLQINAQNCLHCKTCDIKDPTQNIDWAVPEGSGGPNYPNM, encoded by the coding sequence ATGAGCCGCGAATCGATGGAATACGATGTCGTCATCGTCGGCGCCGGCCCCTCGGGGCTGAGCACCGCGATCCGGCTCAAGCAGCTTGCCGAAAAGGCGGGGCGCGAACTGTCGGTGTGCGTGGTGGAGAAAGGTTCGGAAGTTGGCGCGCACATTCTGTCCGGCGCAGTGATCGAGCCGCGCGCGCTCAACGAGCTCTTCCCCGACTGGAAGGAACGCGGCGCCCCGCTCAACACCCCGGTCACCGAAGACCACTTCATGCTGCTGTCGGAAAAGGGCGCGCGCAAGCTGCCGACGCCGCCGCAGATGCACAACGAAGGCAACTACATCATCAGCCTGGGCAACTTCTGCCGCTGGCTGGGTGAACAGGCCGAGGCGCTGGGCGTGGAGATCTACCCCGGCTTCGCCGCCGCCGAAGTGCTGTTCGACGAAGCCGGTGCGGTACGTGGCATCGCCACCGGCGACATGGGCGTGACCCGCAACGGCGAACCAGGCCCCAACTACCAGCAAGGCATGGAGCTACATGCGCGCCAGACGGTGTTCTCGGAGGGCTGCCGTGGTTCGCTCACCAAGGGTCTGATGGCGCGTTACGACCTGCGCCGCGATGCCGACCCGCAAACCTACGGCATCGGCATCAAGGAGTTGTGGGAGGTCGATCCGGCCGTCCATCGCCCCGGCCTCACGGTGCATACCGCCGGCTGGCCGCTGAAGTCGGACACCTACGGTGGCTCCTTCCTGTATCACCTCGAAGGCAACCTGGTGTCGGTGGGCTTTGTCGTCGGCCTCGACTACAGCAACCCCTGGCTGTCGCCGTACGAAGAGTTCCAGCGCTTCAAGACCCACCCCGAGATCCGCAAGTACTTCGAAGGCGGCCGCCGCGTGTCGTATGGCGCACGTGCGCTGTCGGAAGGCGGCTTCCAGTCCCTGCCCAAGCTCACGTTCCCGGGCGGCATGCTGGTCGGCGACACCGCAGGCTTCCTAAACGTGCCCAAGATCAAGGGCACCCACATGTCGATGAAGTCGGGCATCGAAGCCGCTGCTGCACTGTTCGCGCACCTGACCGCCGACGATGCAAAGACGACTGAAGTCACGGGCTACCCCGAGCGCCTCAAGGCGAGCTGGCTGTGGGACGAACTGTACTCGGTGCGCAACGTCCGCCCGTCCTTCCGCTGGGGCCTGTGGGGCGGCATCGCCTACAGCGCCATCGACACCTTCCTGTTCCGCGGGCGTGCGCCATGGACCCTGCGCAACCATGCCGACCACACCCAGCTGAAGAAGGCGGCCGACTGCGAGCAGATCGTCTATCCGAAGCCGGACGGCAAGATCAGCTTCGACCGCCTGTCATCGGTCTTCATCTCGGCCACCAACCACGAGGAAGAGCAGCCCTGTCACCTGCGGCTGAAGAATCCGCTGACGCCCATCGTCACCAACCTCGCCGATTTCGAGGCCCCCGAGCAGCGCTACTGCCCGGCCGGCGTGTATGAAATCGTGCGCGAAGAACAGGGCCCGCGCCTGCAGATCAACGCCCAGAACTGCCTGCACTGCAAGACCTGCGACATTAAGGACCCGACGCAGAACATCGACTGGGCGGTGCCCGAAGGCAGCGGCGGCCCCAACTACCCGAACATGTAA
- a CDS encoding acyl-CoA synthetase encodes MSNNPYEQGLDKNAANFVPLSPLSFIERSAYVYPDRVSVIHGARQFTWKQTYERCRRLASALTQHGIGKGDTVAVMLPNVPAMVEVHFGVPMTGAVLNTLNTRLDPEAIAFMLSHGEARVLITDPEFAAIVRPALDRLEGEKPLIIDALDPEFPSTECLGSIEYEAFLDTGKPDFEWKLPADEWDAIALNYTSGTTGNPKGVVYHHRGAYLNAASNIISWGMPQHAVYLWTLPMFHCNGWCFPWTIAANAGVNVCLRKVDVALIYELIRKHKVTHFCGAPIVHGMLINANEALRAGIEHKVSALIAGAAPPAAIIEGMERIGFDITHVYGLTETYGPASVCAKHPEWDALPIDRRAERNGRQGVRYHMQEAITVLDTDTLQPVPADGETMGEIMFRGNLVMKGYLKNPKATAEAFAGGWFRTGDLAVMHPDGYVKIKDRSKDVIISGGENISSLEVEEVLYRHPAVMTAAVVARPDEKWGEVPAAFIEVKEGANVTADDIVAHCREHLARYKVPKHIEFCVLPKTSTGKIQKFVLRDQAKSASAIG; translated from the coding sequence GTGTCGAACAATCCTTACGAGCAGGGCCTGGACAAGAATGCAGCGAACTTTGTACCGCTGTCGCCCCTGAGCTTCATTGAACGCAGCGCCTACGTGTATCCCGATCGTGTCAGCGTGATTCACGGTGCCCGTCAATTCACCTGGAAGCAAACCTACGAGCGCTGCCGCCGCCTGGCAAGCGCGCTCACCCAGCATGGCATCGGCAAGGGCGACACGGTCGCGGTCATGCTGCCCAACGTGCCAGCCATGGTCGAGGTGCATTTCGGCGTGCCGATGACCGGCGCCGTGCTCAACACCCTCAACACCCGCCTCGACCCCGAAGCGATCGCCTTCATGCTGTCGCACGGAGAGGCCAGGGTGCTGATCACCGACCCCGAGTTCGCAGCCATCGTCCGCCCAGCCCTCGACAGGCTCGAAGGCGAGAAGCCGCTGATCATCGATGCGCTCGACCCGGAATTTCCTTCCACCGAATGCCTCGGCTCGATCGAGTATGAAGCCTTCCTCGACACCGGCAAGCCCGACTTCGAGTGGAAGCTGCCCGCAGACGAGTGGGACGCAATCGCCCTCAACTACACCTCGGGCACCACCGGCAACCCCAAAGGGGTGGTCTACCACCACCGCGGCGCCTATCTCAACGCCGCCTCAAACATCATCAGCTGGGGCATGCCGCAGCACGCCGTCTATCTGTGGACGCTGCCGATGTTCCACTGCAACGGCTGGTGCTTCCCCTGGACCATCGCCGCCAATGCCGGCGTGAACGTGTGCCTGCGCAAGGTCGACGTGGCACTGATCTATGAGCTGATCCGCAAGCACAAGGTCACGCACTTCTGCGGCGCCCCCATCGTCCACGGCATGCTGATCAATGCCAACGAAGCCTTGCGTGCCGGCATCGAGCACAAGGTGTCGGCCCTCATCGCCGGTGCGGCGCCCCCGGCCGCCATCATCGAAGGCATGGAGCGCATCGGCTTCGACATCACCCATGTCTATGGCCTCACCGAGACCTACGGCCCGGCTTCCGTCTGCGCCAAGCACCCCGAATGGGATGCCTTGCCGATCGACAGGCGCGCCGAGCGCAACGGCCGTCAGGGCGTGCGTTACCACATGCAGGAAGCGATCACCGTGCTCGACACCGACACCCTGCAACCGGTGCCCGCCGATGGCGAGACCATGGGCGAGATCATGTTCCGCGGCAATCTGGTGATGAAGGGCTACCTGAAGAACCCCAAGGCCACTGCCGAAGCCTTTGCAGGCGGCTGGTTCCGCACCGGCGACCTCGCGGTGATGCACCCGGACGGCTACGTGAAGATCAAGGACCGCTCCAAGGACGTGATCATCTCCGGCGGCGAGAACATCTCGTCGCTTGAGGTCGAGGAGGTGCTGTATCGCCACCCCGCGGTCATGACTGCAGCCGTCGTCGCCCGCCCCGACGAGAAATGGGGTGAAGTCCCGGCCGCCTTCATCGAGGTCAAGGAAGGCGCGAACGTCACCGCCGACGACATCGTCGCTCACTGCCGCGAGCATCTGGCCCGCTACAAGGTGCCCAAGCACATCGAGTTCTGCGTCCTGCCCAAGACCTCGACCGGAAAGATCCAGAAATTCGTGCTGCGCGATCAGGCGAAATCCGCTTCGGCAATCGGCTGA